One Primulina huaijiensis isolate GDHJ02 chromosome 8, ASM1229523v2, whole genome shotgun sequence genomic region harbors:
- the LOC140983198 gene encoding uncharacterized protein, whose translation MADDSMSSLASQICNHIASAFTASTSPHPPPLTVLVDEISVTAGRGGRIFLYGVGREGLMLRALCMRLFHLGLSAHLVFDMNTPPISQPDLLIASAGPGCFSTVDAICGVARSSGARVVLLTAQPELGSSVKYANAVAYVPAQTMADDGNGGNGQRSLLPMGSVYEGAMFVLFEMVVFKLGELLNQSPQEIRSRHTNLE comes from the coding sequence ATGGCTGACGATTCGATGTCTTCTCTCGCCTCCCAAATCTGCAACCACATAGCCTCCGCCTTCACCGCCTCCACCAGCCCCCACCCACCACCTCTCACAGTTCTTGTGGACGAAATCTCTGTCACCGCCGGTCGCGGCGGCCGGATATTCCTCTACGGCGTAGGCCGTGAAGGCCTAATGCTGAGAGCCCTATGTATGCGCCTCTTCCACTTGGGTCTCTCCGCCCACCTAGTTTTCGACATGAACACTCCTCCAATCTCCCAGCCGGACCTCCTCATAGCCTCCGCCGGGCCAGGGTGTTTCTCCACTGTCGATGCCATCTGCGGCGTGGCAAGAAGTAGCGGCGCCAGAGTGGTGCTTCTGACAGCTCAGCCGGAGTTGGGTTCTTCGGTAAAGTACGCAAACGCGGTGGCTTATGTGCCGGCGCAGACCATGGCAGACGACGGAAACGGCGGGAATGGGCAGCGGAGTTTGCTTCCGATGGGGAGCGTGTATGAAGGGGCGATGTTTGTTTTGTTTGAAATGGTTGTTTTCAAGTTAGGCGAGCTTTTGAATCAGAGTCCTCAAGAAATAAGATCTCGCCATACCAATTTGGAatga
- the LOC140982824 gene encoding uncharacterized protein — MESSLLLQCLFLVCQLCFLGSNAVYGQKLGIPDISNLFSFKNSLENKEILDSWSPYSSHCNWTGVSCDRDRVVSLVLSSKSLRGPLSPSIFFLANLVVLDLSGNELHGEVSPKIGFLRMLEVLDLGNNQFSGHLPVQLGELNRLRKLGLGPNSFAGKIPPEIGNLVKLSFLDLSGNALVGDIPPQLGNLTQLQILALGNNILTGSLPANLFTKLGSLSSFDVSNNSLYGILPPEIGELTSLTELYLGENHFSGEFPLEIGLLTRLEIFSAPSCLFNGPLPETFSKLKSLSKVDLSNNPLKCSLPKSIGELQNLSVLNLVYAELNGSVPSELGSCKNLKSLLLSFNSLSGMLPEELSELSLISFSAEKNQLSGTLPSWLGKWGIVDSILLSDNKFSGRIPAEIGNCSMLTHISLGSNMLTGEIPKEICNPVLLSEIELDHNFLTGSIEETFAKCSNLTELVLLDNQIHGGIPDYLSKLPQLMVLELDSNNLTGTIPASIWNSVNLIEFSAANNQLEGALPAEIGNAALLRNLVLSNNRLTGTIPKEIGNLSVLTMLYLDSNNFVGSIPFELGKCATLATLVLGNNSLNGSVPDEITDLPLLQYLVLSHNDISGSIPSKVSKYFHPASVIPDSTYVQHRGVYDLSYNRLSGSIPSELGSCVLLVDLLLSNNRLSGEIPRSLAQLSNLTSLDLSGNLLGGSIPREFGDLVKLQGLYLGNNQLTGSIPESLGLLIDLVKLNFTTNMLQGQIPTSFGDMNGLTHLDLSSNMLTGEIPASLSKMVNLVGLYAQQNRLSGNLDDLFKNSVLWRVEILNLSSNALSGDLPRSIGNMTYLTTLDLHGNGFTGKFPSEFGNLAELQYLDVSQNNLSGQIPEDVCGIASLFFFNLAENQFEGPIPRNGLCINFTKASLAGNKDLCGGIVGLQCPLKNFGRKFPLMNEWGLASVVVGTILMSLSVIIVLKIVLNRTSKNNLEDMGDSKMNSSDDPNLYFLSSGSKSKEPLSINIAMFEQPLLKLTLVDILKATDNFCKTNIIGDGGFGTVYKATLASGKTVAVKKLSQAKAQGQREFLAEMETLGKVKHRNLVPLLGYCSYGEEKVLVYEYMVNGSLDNWLRDPIVTLKVLDWTKRFKIAVGSARGLAFLHHGFIPHIIHRDIKASNILLNEDFEPKVADFGLARLISACETHVSTDIAGTFGYIPPEYGQSWKATTRGDVYSYGVILLELITGKEPTGPDFKDVEGGNLVGWVIQKTKNREAVDVLDPMILDADSKQMMLQTLQIAVVCLSENPANRPTMLQVLKFLKGIKDV, encoded by the coding sequence ATGGAGTCTAGCCTTCTGTTGCAGTGTCTTTTCCTCGTTTGTCAACTATGTTTCTTGGGTTCTAATGCTGTTTATGGGCAGAAACTTGGAATCCCTGATATAAGTAATCTGTTTTCTTTCAAGAATTCTCTTGAAAACAAGGAAATTCTTGATTCTTGGTCTCCGTATTCGTCTCACTGTAACTGGACTGGTGTGTCATGCGATAGAGATCGTGTTGTTTCTCTTGTTCTGTCGTCTAAATCCCTCAGGGGTCCGTTATCGCCTTCAATTTTCTTTCTTGCGAACTTAGTTGTTCTTGACCTGTCTGGAAATGAGTTGCATGGTGAAGTTTCTCCCAAAATTGGTTTTCTGCGGATGCTTGAAGTCTTGGACTTGGGAAATAATCAATTCAGTGGGCATTTACCGGTTCAGCTCGGGGAGTTGAACCGTCTGCGGAAACTCGGACTTGGGCCCAACAGCTTCGCCGGAAAAATTCCACCAGAGATTGGGAATTTGGTAAAACTCAGCTTTCTCGACCTCTCCGGCAATGCACTCGTGGGGGACATCCCACCTCAGCTCGGAAATCTGACTCAGCTTCAGATTTTGGCTCTTGGAAACAATATACTCACTGGTTCTCTGCCTGCTAATCTCTTCACGAAgcttggatctttatcttcgtTTGATGTTTCTAACAACTCTCTTTATGGTATACTTCCGCCTGAGATTGGAGAACTCACCTCTCTCACTGAGCTGTACCTTGGAGAGAACCACTTTTCCGGAGAATTTCCTTTGGAGATCGGCCTATTAACCCGTCTTGAGATTTTCTCGGCCCCTTCTTGTCTCTTCAACGGCCCGTTGCCTGAAACGTTCTCAAAGCTGAAATCTTTGAGCAAGGTTGACCTGTCTAACAACCCATTGAAGTGTTCACTCCCGAAATCTATAGGAGAGCTACAGAACTTGAGTGTGTTGAACCTTGTTTACGCTGAGCTAAACGGTAGTGTTCCATCTGAACTTGGGAGTTGCAAAAACTTGAAATCTTTGCTGCTTTCATTTAATTCCCTTTCCGGGATGTTACCGGAGGAGCTTTCAGAGTTATCGCTTATCTCCTTTTCTGCTGAAAAGAACCAGCTTTCAGGTACATTACCTTCCTGGCTTGGAAAATGGGGTATTGTCGATTCAATATTGCTTTCAGATAATAAATTTTCTGGGAGAATTCCAGCTGAGATTGGGAATTGTTCCATGCTGACCCACATTAGCTTGGGTAGTAATATGTTGACAGGTGAGATTCCTAAAGAAATATGTAATCCCGTTTTGCTTTCTGAGATCGAGCTTGACCACAATTTTCTCACTGGTAGTATTGAGGAAACTTTTGCGAAATGTAGTAATTTGACGGAGTTGGTGTTGCTGGATAATCAGATTCATGGTGGCATACCTGATTATCTTTCGAAGCTCCCTCAGTTGATGGTGCTTGAACTGGATTCTAATAACCTGACAGGTACAATTCCTGCAAGTATTTGGAATTCTGTGAATTTGATTGAGTTTTCTGCTGCAAATAATCAGTTAGAGGGCGCACTTCCAGCAGAGATTGGCAATGCTGCATTGTTGCGAAATCTGGTTCTCTCGAATAATCGTCTAACTGGCACCATTCCTAAGGAGATCGGAAATCTGAGTGTCCTGACTATGTTATATTTGGATTCTAATAATTTTGTGGGGAGTATACCTTTTGAGCTTGGAAAATGCGCTACACTGGCAACATTGGTTTTGGGAAACAATAGTCTTAATGGTTCCGTTCCTGATGAAATTACTGATTTGCCTCTGCTACAATACCTTGTTCTTTCTCATAATGATATCTCCGGGAGCATTCCTTCCAAAGTTTCGAAATATTTTCATCCAGCATCTGTTATTCCCGACTCAACTTATGTACAGCATAGAGGAGTCTATGATCTTTCATACAACAGATTGAGTGGTTCAATCCCGAGTGAATTAGGGAGCTGTGTCCTTTTGGTTGATCTCTTACTCAGCAACAACAGGCTTTCTGGTGAGATTCCGAGGTCCTTAGCACAATTATCGAATCTCACGAGCTTAGATTTGTCTGGTAACTTGCTTGGGGGTAGTATTCCTCGTGAATTTGGTGATTTGGTTAAGCTTCAAGGTTTGTATCTTGGAAATAATCAGCTTACAGGTTCGATTCCTGAAAGCCTTGGGCTGTTAATTGACTTGGTGAAACTTAATTTTACTACTAATATGTTACAAGGTCAGATTCCAACTAGTTTTGGCGATATGAACGGGCTTACACATTTGGACTTGAGCTCTAACATGCTTACTGGTGAAATACCTGCCTCTTTGTCAAAAATGGTGAATCTTGTGGGGCTTTATGCTCAACAGAATAGGCTTTCAGGTAATTTGGATGATCTTTTCAAGAACTCGGTGCTGTGGAGAGTTGAGATTCTGAATTTGAGTAGCAATGCTTTGAGTGGGGATTTGCCACGGTCAATAGGCAACATGACATATTTGACTACCTTGGATCTTCATGGAAATGGTTTTACAGGGAAATTTCCGAGTGAATTTGGGAATCTTGCTGAACTTCAGTATTTGGATGTCTCACAGAATAATCTAAGTGGCCAAATACCAGAAGATGTTTGTGGGATAGCAAGTTTGTTCTTCTTCAATTTGGCTGAAAACCAGTTTGAGGGTCCGATCCCAAGAAATGGGTTATGTATCAATTTTACCAAAGCTTCCCTGGCTGGAAACAAGGATCTGTGTGGTGGAATAGTAGGCTTACAATGCCCTTTAAAGAACTTTGGCAGAAAGTTTCCTCTGATGAATGAATGGGGGTTAGCTTCCGTTGTGGTTGGAACGATCTTAATGTCTCTTTCAGTTATCATTGTGCTGAAAATTGTCCTTAACCGAACGAGCAAGAATAATCTTGAGGACATGGGTGACAGCAAGATGAACAGTTCAGATGATCCGAATCTCTATTTCTTGAGCAGCGGCAGCAAATCTAAAGAGCCACTAAGCATCAACATTGCCATGTTCGAGCAACCTCTTTTGAAACTGACCCTAGTTGACATTCTTAAAGCCACCGACAACTTTTGCAAGACAAATATAATCGGAGATGGTGGATTTGGTACCGTCTATAAAGCCACTTTAGCCAGTGGTAAAACCGTTGCGGTTAAGAAACTGAGTCAAGCCAAAGCACAGGGTCAAAGGGAGTTTTTAGCCGAGATGGAAACGCTGGGCAAGGTGAAACATCGAAATCTTGTTCCCTTACTAGGATACTGCTCATATGGGGAGGAGAAAGTGCTGGTTTACGAGTATATGGTCAATGGAAGCTTGGATAATTGGTTAAGAGACCCAATAGTAACGCTCAAAGTCCTGGATTGGACCAAACGATTCAAGATAGCTGTAGGATCTGCCCGAGGCCTTGCTTTTCTCCACCATGGTTTTATTCCACACATCATACACCGCGACATCaaggctagcaatatccttctTAACGAAGATTTTGAACCAAAAGTTGCTGATTTCGGCCTAGCACGACTGATCAGCGCCTGTGAAACACATGTTAGCACAGATATCGCAGGCACTTTCGGATACATTCCGCCTGAATATGGTCAAAGCTGGAAGGCGACAACGAGGGGAGATGTTTATAGCTATGGTGTGATCCTACTCGAGCTTATAACCGGGAAGGAGCCTACAGGACCCGATTTTAAAGATGTTGAAGGGGGGAACTTGGTTGGATGGGTGATCCAGAAGACGAAGAATCGTGAGGCGGTGGATGTGCTCGACCCGATGATTCTTGATGCTGATTCTAAGCAGATGATGCTACAGACACTGCAGATCGCTGTTGTTTGTTTGTCTGAAAACCCTGCCAATAGGCCTACTATGCTGCAAGTGTTGAAGTTCTTGAAAGGTATCAAAGATGTGTAG